The stretch of DNA TGCCGGCGGCGCCCCCGGCGGCCGGGGCCCGGCTGGAGGCACTGCTCGCCGAGGAGCGGTACGAGCCGGCCGGCGAGTGGCTGCGGATCGCGGTGCTGAAGGGCGTGCTGGCCCCGCCGCACGTCCTGCCCGCTCTGCTGGACGCGGCGGCCCGGAACCGGGAGGGGCTGCACCGCCCGGACGTGCTGCGGGTCTGCGGCGAGCGCGGCCGCTGGCTGGCCCGGCTGGAGCCGCGCTGGTCGTTCGCGGACCCGCCGCGGGACGCCGCGGCCGCGCTGCCCGGCCGGGAGCGGTGGGGCGCGGCCCCCGCCGGGGAGCGGCGCCGGATGCTGGCGGCGCTGGAGCCGTGCCCGTCCGCCGGGCACGAGGCGTTCCTCGGCGCGGCGCTGTCCGACCCGGCGCCCGGGGTGCGGGCGCTGGCGCTCTCCCTGCTCGCCCGGCTGCCCGGGGCCGGGCACCGCCGCACCCTGGCCGCGCTCGCCCGACGGCACGTCCGCCCCGGCGCGCGGGCCCCGGTGGTGCGGCCGCCCGATCCCCGGGACGCCGAGCTCGCCGCGGCGCTGGGTCTGCGCCCGGGGGACCGGACCGGCGTCAGCGCCGAGGAGGTCGGCCGGGAATGGCTGTGGACGCTGGTCGGCCACGCCCCGCTGGACACCTGGATCGGCCACCTGGGCGCCGGCCGGGCCGAGGTGGTCCGCGCCGCCGGGCGGCTGCGCGAGTGGGACCTGCTCGAAGCGCTCGCCAACGCGGCGGTGGTGCAGCAGGACGCCGCCTGGGCCGCGGCCCTGCTCGGCCCGATCATGGACCGGCTGCTGCTCGGCCACTCGATGCACGGCAGCCGCGGGCCGGCGCTGGTCCGGCTGGCCCCTCCCGAGGCCCGGGCGGAGTGGGCGCTGCGCCGGTTGCGCGGGCGCGGCGCCGGCGCCCCCGGCACCGCCCTGGTGGTGCTGGAGCGGGTGCCGGGCCCGTGGACCGCGCCGCTCGCCGCCCGAGCGGCCCGCATCATCGAGCGGGCCGGCCGGGACCGCCCCGGCGGCCGGCTGGACGGGCTGTGCCGGACGGCCGGCCTGCGCCTCCCGCCGGAGATGCACACCCGGCCGGGCTTCGCGCCCCGCCCCGGCGACCCCCCGGAGTCCGCCGCGGCCCTCCGCGACCTCACCGCGACCCTGCGGTTCCGCCACGACATGCACGAGGAGTTCGATTGACCGGCCCCGACGACGTCCTGCGCCCGCACGCCGAGCAGCGGTTCGCCGGCGAGCTCGCCGCCCTCGCCGCGGCCGACGACCGCCCCCGGCCGCCGGGGTGGCGGCTGTCCCCGTGGGCGGTCTCCCGGTACCTGCTCGGCTGCACCCTCGGCGACGGCACCGCCGTCACCCCCAAGTACATCGGGGCGCGCCGGATCGTCGAGGTGGCGGTGGCGACCCTGGCCACCGACCGGGCGCTGCTGCTGCTCGGGGTGCCCGGCACCGCGAAGACCTGGCTGTCGGAGCACCTGGCCGCCGCGGTCTCCGGCGACTCCACGCTGCTGGTGCAGGGCACCGCGGGCACCACCGAGGAGGCCGTCCGGTACGGGTGGAACTACGCGCGGCTGCTCGCCGACGGCCCGTCCCGGGAGGCGCTGGTGCCGAGCCCGATCATGACCGCGATGGCCGAGGGCCGCCCGGCCCGGGTTGAGGAGCTGACCCGGCTGCCCCCGGAGGTGCAGGACGGCCTGATCACGGTGCTCTCGGAGAAGACGATGCCCGTCCCCGAGCTGGGCGTGGAGGTGCAGGCGCGGCCGGGCTTCACCGTCATCGCCACCGCCAACGACCGGGACCGCGGCGTCAACGAGCCGTCCAGCGCGCTGCGCCGCCGGTTCAACACGGTGGTGCTGCCGCTGCCGGCGACCGCCGAGGAGGAGGTGGACATCGTCACCCGGCGCGTCGCCGACATGGGGCACTCCCTGCGGCTGCCGGAGGTCCCGGCCGGGCTGGAGGAGATCCGGCGGGTGGTCACCGTCTTCCGCGAGCTGCGCCAGGGCGCCACCGAGGACGGCCGGGCCGCGGTCGCCTCGCCGAGCGGGACGCTGAGCACCGCCGAGGCGGTCTCGGTGCTCACCCACGGCCTGGCGATGGCCGCGCACTTCGGCGACGGCGTGCTGCGCCCGTCCGACGTCGCGGCCGGGGTGCACGGCGCGGTCGTGCAGGACCCGGCCGCCGACGGGGTCGTCTGGCGCGAGTACCTGGAGACCGTGGCCCGCAACCGGCCCGGCTGGCGGGACTTCTACGCCGCCTGCCGCGAGGCCGCCGGTTGACGCCCCGGGGTGCCCGCGCGGTCCCCGGGGAGGGCGGGGCGCGGCGGCAGCGCCCTCCCTCCCCGGGGGCGCCTCGCACCGCCCGGTTCCCACCCTCCGCCGGTGCCGGGCCACGGCCGCCCCGGCGCGCCGTCACCGGTCGACGGGACGGGAGCGCCCGCTCACGCGGCCCGGGCCCGAAGGGCGGAGCGGCCGCCCCGCCCGCGGCGGGGTTCGCGGATTCACCTCTTGCAGAGCGGAGCACCCGCCCCCACTGCGGCAAGGCCCTCGGGGACGCCTCGCACCGTTTCCGGCCGCCCTCTGGGCCCGGGGCCGCGACAGCCCCGGCGCTCCGTCTCCGGCCTGCGGCAGGACCGCCCACTCGCGCGCCCCGGGGGGCGGGGTCGCTCACCCCGCCCGCGGCGGGCTTCCCGGGTCGGCCTCACGTGGGGTCGGACCGCCCGGTTCACGCGGTCCGCCGGGCGCCGGCCCCTCGCCCGACTCGCCGTCACCGGCCGGCGGGAAAGGAGCGCCCGTCCGCGGAGCGCGGAGGCCGCGCGGTGGGTCGGCTCGTCCCCCGTCCGGCATCTCACCGGTGTGCTTCCGCCCCCTCCGCGGGCCGGACGGTGGCGGCCCGCGGCGGCTCCGCGCCGCGAAGGGTGCCTCCGCCGGGGCGCCCGTCCCGACCGGGGCCGCCCCGCCCAGTCCCGTGGCGAACCCGCCCGCCGGTCCCCGATTCCCCCCTTCCGATTTCCCCTTGACCAGGAGCGTGAATGGCCGAGTTCGACACCGACCGGGTGCACGTGCTGGGCGTCCGGCACCACGGGCCGGGGTCGGCCCGCGCGGTGCGGGCGGCGCTGCAGGAGATCGGGCCGGACGCCGTGCTGGTCGAGGGGCCGCCGGAGGCCGACGCGCTGGCCGGGATGGTCGGGGAGGCCGAACCGCCGGTGGCGCTGCTGGCGCACGCCCCGGGCTCCGGCGGCGGGCCGGGGCGTGCGGCGTTCTGGCCGTTCGCCGTCTTCTCCCCGGAGTGGCAAGC from Nocardiopsis composta encodes:
- a CDS encoding DUF5691 domain-containing protein; its protein translation is MTDPSVPDAPWPELLSAALVGTARTAVPGPPAAEGRAALELLDRAAAAVVRERAGVRPGAAEPLPPARAEALPAAPPAAGARLEALLAEERYEPAGEWLRIAVLKGVLAPPHVLPALLDAAARNREGLHRPDVLRVCGERGRWLARLEPRWSFADPPRDAAAALPGRERWGAAPAGERRRMLAALEPCPSAGHEAFLGAALSDPAPGVRALALSLLARLPGAGHRRTLAALARRHVRPGARAPVVRPPDPRDAELAAALGLRPGDRTGVSAEEVGREWLWTLVGHAPLDTWIGHLGAGRAEVVRAAGRLREWDLLEALANAAVVQQDAAWAAALLGPIMDRLLLGHSMHGSRGPALVRLAPPEARAEWALRRLRGRGAGAPGTALVVLERVPGPWTAPLAARAARIIERAGRDRPGGRLDGLCRTAGLRLPPEMHTRPGFAPRPGDPPESAAALRDLTATLRFRHDMHEEFD
- a CDS encoding ATP-binding protein gives rise to the protein MTGPDDVLRPHAEQRFAGELAALAAADDRPRPPGWRLSPWAVSRYLLGCTLGDGTAVTPKYIGARRIVEVAVATLATDRALLLLGVPGTAKTWLSEHLAAAVSGDSTLLVQGTAGTTEEAVRYGWNYARLLADGPSREALVPSPIMTAMAEGRPARVEELTRLPPEVQDGLITVLSEKTMPVPELGVEVQARPGFTVIATANDRDRGVNEPSSALRRRFNTVVLPLPATAEEEVDIVTRRVADMGHSLRLPEVPAGLEEIRRVVTVFRELRQGATEDGRAAVASPSGTLSTAEAVSVLTHGLAMAAHFGDGVLRPSDVAAGVHGAVVQDPAADGVVWREYLETVARNRPGWRDFYAACREAAG